A DNA window from Thermosynechococcaceae cyanobacterium Okahandja contains the following coding sequences:
- a CDS encoding TPM domain-containing protein, translating to MVWQRFVSCVGLVTIAIAILATPVWATSAAEIPPPTSATSVIDEGNVLSPITEGSLGRLLEDVAKNTGINVHVVTVHRLDYGETPQTFVDALFDQWFPAAEAQANQVIIALDTVTNGTAIRYGDTVAQTLRPETANSIVQETMRVPLRDGNYNQSVLDAGDRLAKVLQGEPDPGPPVIREVVTEKTYKSKSETDDRSATIIVVVLLIAATVIPMVTYFIYQGSS from the coding sequence ATGGTTTGGCAACGCTTTGTAAGTTGTGTGGGGCTAGTCACCATAGCAATCGCGATCTTGGCAACGCCCGTATGGGCCACCAGTGCCGCCGAGATTCCGCCGCCCACTAGCGCCACCTCCGTCATTGACGAAGGGAACGTCCTCAGTCCCATTACCGAAGGTAGCCTTGGGCGATTGCTCGAAGATGTAGCCAAAAACACCGGTATTAACGTCCACGTTGTAACCGTGCATCGCCTAGACTATGGCGAAACTCCCCAAACCTTTGTCGATGCTTTATTTGACCAGTGGTTCCCCGCTGCCGAGGCCCAAGCCAACCAAGTTATTATTGCCCTTGACACGGTCACCAACGGCACGGCAATTCGCTACGGTGACACTGTGGCTCAAACCCTTCGCCCTGAGACAGCCAACAGTATCGTTCAGGAAACCATGCGGGTACCGCTGCGGGATGGCAACTACAATCAGTCGGTTCTTGACGCGGGCGATCGCCTCGCCAAAGTCCTCCAAGGCGAACCGGATCCAGGCCCCCCCGTCATCCGAGAAGTGGTGACCGAAAAAACCTACAAGAGCAAAAGCGAAACCGATGACCGCTCCGCCACAATTATTGTCGTGGTTCTGTTAATTGCCGCTACAGTCATCCCAATGGTGACATACTTTATCTATCAAGGGTCATCGTAG
- a CDS encoding tubulin-like doman-containing protein translates to MEPAGDGLLPVMRTICVGLGGTGREVLVRIRQNLVEAYGDLNQLPIISFVQIDTDGAGSIPSYRGQRIEFTPAEYVHIRVPANTVNEFKHNHERRQNNRFIDTPDDHILEWFPNQLIRNLSTIENGAGALRPVGRFALFKNYHSVSQALNQAYGRVAAADIAALISRDINVAPGLRVFVAGSLCGGTGSGIFLDVGYILRRLFAATVPSFETHAYFLISADLYGNNDVVKGNCYAALKELDYYTREGTIFNAQYPGEPRLAESRPPYDFTYLISNATPGGTFVIPGIDPNAKGKITNIIAQKICLFVTSNATARAAVSARDNLRAIDATEPHDRHPRPNRQRYITAGLASIYFPQDKINLVAANQIKIQVLRFWESGLGQTPSNTQIQKLYTSQFDWGTDDLGQLLQQRLEKVAVNGSPLSENLERWRNEQYRQISAAQTRAEQDSLKVQLPQNAAALLNFVRPADSSKERGVWLTPIVEQTSDITKDIKESIEQFLKQILQPDHQFFGLDRALNWLQYLKTNLEQVRDQYAGQRPKEAEAELRNISSRMQNEVQAIQGRFLPFGKKQQIQKAFRAAVDQVVTLARQNYQWQISRQVQVAVEHLITFTGEKISSLNRLRGDINESIALLQTRGEKLAEVNIQERIGLPIMSKQDTEQAINAVLPSKEQERRLALNQLSMEVIQEAATVSSDPPPSLHRFLGPQFAPTQLSPALDQVVDKRIASVMVTLRGSAIQRFMEMGSQQQLIAYLQTLQHQSDILLPLNLGDGHFNNANHKYTRLIAYHQPAGQDPHVQSFTQLLQQTGLLANATRVQLPASEQHQVIFMTEYAGFPLRLVNDLREGNYQFAYENRCQAGNFNYLHTNATITLTDILPPPPEVVQEIQELFFKCLGLGIFQLEGDNLIWRNERTGQPIVFGNDWSAVIDQLSWVRVRNQDQRGQNLVDVLREELSEIIQFLISNPREADSYCKRIRVLINEIRQYPQHHLNYAMVPIVAGTEIRGLTQVARKGILQELLEEIERQRGNPPPDPPVPPLPEHTVQSLQSINAKNQLPAQSPNVDTANDAEDNSN, encoded by the coding sequence GTGGAACCTGCAGGGGATGGCTTATTACCCGTGATGCGTACAATTTGTGTTGGGCTAGGAGGCACAGGGCGAGAGGTATTGGTGCGTATTCGTCAGAACCTTGTTGAAGCCTACGGTGACTTAAACCAGTTACCGATTATTAGTTTTGTGCAGATTGACACCGATGGCGCTGGTTCTATTCCCAGCTACCGCGGCCAACGTATTGAATTTACGCCCGCTGAGTACGTGCATATTCGCGTCCCTGCGAATACGGTCAATGAATTTAAGCACAACCACGAACGTCGGCAAAACAACAGATTTATCGACACTCCTGATGACCACATTCTCGAGTGGTTCCCCAATCAACTCATTCGTAATCTGAGTACCATTGAAAACGGCGCTGGCGCTCTGCGACCCGTAGGCCGCTTTGCCCTATTTAAGAACTATCACAGCGTGTCTCAGGCCTTGAACCAAGCCTATGGGCGGGTTGCTGCTGCCGATATCGCTGCTCTGATTAGCCGCGACATTAACGTGGCCCCGGGATTGCGAGTATTTGTAGCGGGTTCCCTCTGCGGTGGTACCGGTAGTGGCATATTTCTGGACGTGGGCTACATCCTACGGCGGCTCTTTGCGGCAACTGTACCCAGCTTTGAAACCCACGCTTACTTTCTCATCAGCGCGGATCTCTACGGCAACAACGATGTGGTTAAAGGCAACTGCTATGCCGCCCTCAAAGAACTGGACTACTACACTCGCGAGGGCACTATCTTCAATGCCCAATACCCGGGTGAGCCCCGCCTCGCAGAATCCCGTCCGCCCTACGACTTCACCTACCTAATTTCCAATGCCACGCCGGGGGGCACCTTCGTGATTCCCGGCATCGATCCCAATGCCAAGGGGAAAATTACCAACATCATCGCCCAGAAAATTTGCCTTTTTGTAACGAGTAATGCGACTGCACGCGCAGCCGTTTCTGCCCGCGATAATTTGCGCGCCATTGATGCTACCGAACCCCACGATCGCCACCCCCGCCCCAACCGCCAACGGTACATCACTGCCGGCCTCGCCAGTATTTATTTTCCGCAAGACAAAATTAATTTAGTGGCGGCTAATCAAATTAAAATTCAGGTGCTGCGATTCTGGGAAAGTGGCCTTGGCCAGACCCCCAGCAATACTCAAATCCAGAAGCTTTATACCAGCCAATTTGATTGGGGTACGGATGATCTTGGCCAACTTTTACAGCAGCGGTTAGAAAAAGTGGCGGTCAACGGAAGCCCCCTGAGTGAGAATCTTGAGCGCTGGCGCAATGAGCAGTACCGGCAAATTAGTGCTGCCCAAACCCGTGCTGAGCAAGATAGCCTTAAGGTACAACTGCCTCAAAATGCAGCGGCACTGTTGAACTTCGTGCGCCCTGCCGACAGCAGTAAGGAGCGGGGCGTGTGGCTGACCCCCATTGTTGAGCAAACATCAGACATTACCAAAGACATCAAAGAAAGCATTGAGCAGTTTTTAAAACAAATTCTTCAACCGGATCATCAGTTCTTTGGTCTTGATCGTGCCTTAAACTGGCTGCAATACCTGAAAACCAATCTTGAGCAGGTACGTGATCAGTATGCCGGTCAGCGCCCGAAAGAGGCAGAGGCAGAGCTACGGAACATTAGCAGCCGCATGCAGAACGAAGTGCAAGCCATTCAGGGGCGTTTCCTGCCCTTTGGCAAAAAGCAGCAGATTCAAAAAGCATTTCGGGCGGCGGTGGATCAGGTGGTTACCCTAGCACGCCAAAACTATCAATGGCAGATCAGCCGTCAAGTTCAGGTGGCTGTCGAGCACTTAATTACGTTTACGGGTGAGAAAATTAGTAGCCTGAACAGGCTACGCGGTGACATTAACGAAAGTATCGCATTACTGCAAACGCGTGGCGAGAAGCTAGCAGAAGTGAATATTCAAGAGCGCATTGGTTTGCCCATCATGAGCAAGCAAGATACGGAACAGGCCATCAATGCCGTTCTACCCTCAAAAGAACAAGAACGGCGCTTGGCTTTAAACCAGCTTTCGATGGAGGTCATTCAAGAGGCGGCTACGGTTAGTAGCGATCCCCCCCCCAGTCTGCACAGGTTTCTGGGGCCGCAATTTGCTCCTACGCAACTTTCCCCTGCCCTCGATCAGGTGGTAGATAAACGCATTGCTTCTGTAATGGTGACCCTCAGAGGATCAGCCATTCAACGATTTATGGAGATGGGTTCTCAGCAACAACTCATTGCCTATCTGCAAACTTTGCAACATCAGTCAGATATTCTGCTACCCCTGAACCTTGGTGATGGTCACTTTAATAATGCGAACCATAAGTACACGCGGCTTATTGCTTACCATCAACCAGCCGGTCAGGATCCGCACGTTCAAAGCTTTACCCAGTTGCTCCAACAAACGGGACTACTTGCCAATGCTACGCGGGTTCAACTACCGGCCTCGGAGCAGCATCAAGTGATTTTCATGACTGAGTATGCTGGGTTTCCACTGCGGCTGGTGAATGACCTCAGGGAGGGAAACTATCAGTTTGCTTACGAAAATCGTTGTCAGGCTGGAAATTTTAACTACCTGCACACCAATGCAACAATTACCCTCACAGATATTCTGCCGCCCCCACCTGAAGTTGTCCAAGAAATTCAAGAGCTATTCTTTAAGTGCCTCGGTCTCGGGATTTTTCAGTTAGAAGGTGATAATTTAATCTGGAGAAACGAAAGAACAGGTCAACCAATTGTATTTGGCAATGACTGGTCAGCCGTCATTGATCAGCTTAGTTGGGTTCGGGTTCGCAATCAAGACCAACGTGGTCAGAATCTAGTGGATGTCTTGCGAGAAGAGTTAAGTGAAATAATCCAGTTTCTGATTAGTAATCCTCGGGAAGCAGACAGCTATTGCAAGAGAATCAGAGTATTGATTAACGAAATTCGCCAATATCCCCAACATCATCTTAACTACGCCATGGTGCCGATTGTTGCAGGAACTGAAATTAGAGGCCTTACTCAAGTTGCTCGTAAAGGTATTCTTCAAGAGTTACTTGAGGAAATTGAACGGCAGCGGGGAAATCCCCCCCCAGACCCTCCAGTACCGCCTCTTCCAGAGCATACAGTGCAGTCTCTTCAAAGTATTAACGCTAAGAATCAATTGCCTGCGCAATCACCAAATGTGGATACAGCAAATGATGCTGAAGATAACTCGAATTAG